The following proteins come from a genomic window of Phacochoerus africanus isolate WHEZ1 chromosome 9, ROS_Pafr_v1, whole genome shotgun sequence:
- the LOC125135589 gene encoding vegetative cell wall protein gp1-like, whose translation MLMGTTPRAPLHGQHEDLGPQDGKSLEAELPLLREKWLWSRHAHRVSFSSLTVTAARTLPKCDKEPPAPLNRRLGASKAEPPPPCGSWSGSNQRALQNEVKRHPPTTPDAAAPPPLCPLAAHRSLQPHWALSAGPWLSPCASSPEHPAQVQHQVPLSPSIRSPCSPASGPPVPQHQVPLFPSVRPPCPPSVRSPCPPASASGPPVPQRQVPLSPSVRSPCPQRQRQVPLSPSVSSPFPPSFRSPCPPSIKSPCPPASGPPVPSVRSHCPPSVRSPCPQRQVPLPPASVSGPPVPQRQVPLFPSVRSPFPPSRQFPLSPQHQVPLSPSIRSPCPPSIRSLYSPVSASGPSAARGVWVSLVLSRGTLEQCLSKEREKVEDEWLEGPGSKVGPQNQPAASSLRP comes from the exons ATGCTCATGGGCACCACTCCACGGGCGCCGCTCCACGGGCAGCACGAGGACCTGGGCCCTCAGGATGGGAAGAGCCTGGAAGCAGAGCTGCCGTTGCTCCGGGAGAAGTGGCTGTG GAGCCGCCACGCCCACCGTGTCTCCTTCAGCAGCCTGACCGTGACCGCCGCTCGGACTCTACCAAAATGTGACAaagagccccccgcccccctcaacCGCCGACTCGGGGCGTCCAAGGCCGAGCCCCCGCCCCCATGCGGTTCCTGGAGTGGGAGT AACCAACGGGCCCTTCAAAATGAAGTCAAACGTCACCCTCCGACTACCCCAGATGCCGCCGCCCCACCCCCGCTGTGTCCCCTCGCTGCCCATCGCTCGCTCCAGCCCCACTGGGCTCTAAGCGCAGGGCCCTGGCTGTCCCCCTGCGCCTCGTCCCCAGAGCACCCGGCACAGGTGCAG catcaggtccccctgtcccccagcaTCAGGTCCCCCTGTTCCCCAGCAtcaggtccccctgtcccccagcaTCAGGTCCCCCTGTTCCCCAGTGTCAGGCCCCCCTGTCCCCCCAGCGTcaggtccccctgccccccagcctcag catcaggtccccctgtcccccagcgTCAGGTGCCCCTGTCCCCCAGCGTcaggtccccctgcccccagcgtcag CGtcaggtccccctgtcccccagcgTCAGTTCCCCCTTTCCCCCCAGTTtcaggtccccctgtccccccagcatcaagtccccctgtcccccagcgTCAGGTCCCCCTGTCCCCAGCGTCAGGTCCCACTGTCCCCCCAGCGTCAGGTCCCCCTGTCCCCAGCGTcaggtccccctgcccccagcgtcag tgtcaggtccccctgtcccccagcgTCAGGTCCCCCTGTTCCCCAGTGTCAGGTCCCCCTTTCCCCCCAGC CGTCAGTTCCCCCTGTCCCCCCAGCAtcaggtccccctgtcccccagcatcaggtccccctgtccccccagcATCAGATCCCTCTATTCCCCAGTGTCAG CATCAGGTCCCTCTGCTGCCCGTGGGGTATGGGTGAGCCTGGTGCTGTCTCGTGGCACCTTGGAGCAG